The genomic segment ACTTAGCTCGATCCGATAAGACAATCGGTGCGCGGTGAAGAAGAATCGCCGCAAGACGTAGGTGTGGCTCTTGCTGCGCCAAGAGTATTGGGTTGGGCAAAAGCCCTTGCCAATGGTAAAATGATTTTGGAGTTTAAGACGAGGTGCTGTTCGTTGATTATTGTACCGGGAAGAATATCTGTGAAAAGCAAGGAATTATCCCAAGGGTCTTGGACTGATTACATAATGCATGGGTTGCATTCAGTGCCCAGGACCAAAACCGCTGCCTAAACGTTTCTAGCAAGCCATACTCGTAAAAACGCGACAGCAACGAATCGCCAAAATGCCACCTCCGCCACCCCGAAAGCCCGATCCGAAGGCGTCCGCCGCTTCCAAGGAGGAAAACATATACATCCCTTCTTTCATTAGTAAACGTCCCTTCTATgcgggcgaggaaggcgatgATCAGACGGACTACCTCGAACATCAACGTctgcagaagaagaaggatgaGCAGTCGCAGTGGTACGATCGCGGCCGAAAAGCCGGTCCCGCAGCCACCAAGTTCCGCAAAGGGGCTTGTGAAAACTGCGGCGCCATGACGCACAAGGCCAAGGACTGCCTGAGCCGGCCGCGAGCGAAAGGCGCAAAATGGACCGGCAAGGACATCCAGGCGGATGAGGTCATCCAAGATGTCAAGCTCGGCTGGGATGCCAAGCGTGACCGCTGGAATGGATACGACCCAAAGGAATATCGCAACGTCGTTGAGGAGTTCAATCAGATGGAACAGCTGCGGAAGACGGCGCTAGCGAAGGACGGGACGGAAGAGGAGCAAGACGACGGAGACAAATACGCCGAAGAGAACGACATGAGCAAGCATCAAAGCACAGCTACACGTCAGCTCAGAATACGAGAAGACACGGCCAAATACCTAGTCAATCTTGATCTCGAGTCAGCCAAGTACGACCCGAAAACGAGGTCCCTGGTCGACAGTGGCGCGACTGCAGACAAGGCTGCGAACCTGTTCGCGGAGGAAGGCTTCATGCGAGGCTCGGGCGACGCCAGCGAGTTTGAGAAGGCACAGCGATACGCCTGGGAGGCCCAGGAGAAGAGTGGCGACACCACGAAGCATTTGCAAGCAAACCCCACGGCAGGAGAGTTCTATcggaagaaggagaaggaagaggctGAGAAGAAGCGTGCCGAgcgggagaagaagctcaaggagatGTACGGCGACAACTCGCAGTACACAATGCCGGACGACGTCAAGAACCTCATTACCGAGTCTGAGAAGTACGTCGAATATGATGAGAGCGGTCTTATCAAGGGCGCGCCCAAGGTGATTGCGAAGTCGAAATACCCCGAGGACGTCTACATTCACAACCACACATCGGTGTGGGGCAGTTGGTGGTCCAACTTCCAATGGGGCTACGAGTGCTGCCATTCGGTGGTGAAGAATAGCTACTgcacgggcgaggagggcaagcAGGCATGGGAAGCATCTGAGCGACAACGGACCGGCGCCATCCTGGCTCAACAGGAGGCACCATCGGATACTTccaaggaagaaaaggcgCACGAAGAGCACGCTGCGAAGAAGCCCGCGAATAAGCGAACGGCGGAAGAGATGATGGGAGGTGTTAcagaagaagagatggaggaaTACAGAAGAAAACGGACAGCGGCGAATGATCCGATGGCCAAGTTCTTGGGCAAGGATGAATTGGTTTGAGGTAGACTACTTAGGTTGAGGTTATTTGCATTCGACAAACATGATACCCATTTCCCTGTCAGGTTCGCGTGCTCGCATGCAAGAGTTCCTCCTGGTTTGTGTGCGCTGAACGACAGGCAAAGACTTTTATGAAATTCATTCGTGGTATCCGTATTTGATGCAATCATTCCATTGTGCCTCTGGTGAACGCCGTGACTATGAACACCCCGATTCCCGTGGTTGGTTTTGATTTCCAGCCATTCTTCCCAGAGCTTTTTGTGTGACCAATTCTTAGCATAAATGGAGATGCATTTact from the Colletotrichum destructivum chromosome 10, complete sequence genome contains:
- a CDS encoding Putative pre-mRNA-splicing factor SLU7 domain-containing protein, giving the protein MPPPPPRKPDPKASAASKEENIYIPSFISKRPFYAGEEGDDQTDYLEHQRLQKKKDEQSQWYDRGRKAGPAATKFRKGACENCGAMTHKAKDCLSRPRAKGAKWTGKDIQADEVIQDVKLGWDAKRDRWNGYDPKEYRNVVEEFNQMEQLRKTALAKDGTEEEQDDGDKYAEENDMSKHQSTATRQLRIREDTAKYLVNLDLESAKYDPKTRSLVDSGATADKAANLFAEEGFMRGSGDASEFEKAQRYAWEAQEKSGDTTKHLQANPTAGEFYRKKEKEEAEKKRAEREKKLKEMYGDNSQYTMPDDVKNLITESEKYVEYDESGLIKGAPKVIAKSKYPEDVYIHNHTSVWGSWWSNFQWGYECCHSVVKNSYCTGEEGKQAWEASERQRTGAILAQQEAPSDTSKEEKAHEEHAAKKPANKRTAEEMMGGVTEEEMEEYRRKRTAANDPMAKFLGKDELV